In Pongo pygmaeus isolate AG05252 chromosome 19, NHGRI_mPonPyg2-v2.0_pri, whole genome shotgun sequence, the genomic stretch CCATTCCCTGCGCCCAGGCTCCCAGCCTCCCCCGCCTTCCCAGAGCCTTACCTGGTGCCCTACTTGCAGGTGTGCACGTCGTAGATGCGAATACACTCCTGGCAGCTGACGTAGCAGCACCAGTGGAAGATGCAGTGGCATTTTTCCTTCCGCTTCTCCGTCCTCGTGTTGTGGCCCCGGCCACAGCAGAGCAGATCGCAGCCATCGATGCCGTGGGAGGTGACATTGCAAGTCCGGTCCCTTGTGCCAAAGGAACCCGTCTCTGGGTTAGGCTCACAAAAGTTGGGGGAGTTCTCATAGTAGACCAGGTCCCTTTCGGTGGGTGGCTTGAAGAGCGAGTACTTGGCCCGGAGGGTCTCCACCCAGCCTCGGGACTCACGGTGCTTCTCTACTACCATCTCCGAGGCGCTGTCATACTTGTCCTTGAGGAAGTCGCCGATGGCACGGAAGTCAGGCTGCGCCCACCAGCAGGTCTTCACCTCACAGCTGCCTGACAGCCCGTGGCACTTGCATTTGAGGTGCATGTGGTCCAGGATAGTCTGGGGGAGAGGAGTGGCAGCTGGCCGCCAGACCGACCCCACGAAGGGGCACATCCAGGCCTTCCCTCTCTACCACTGTCCACCCCCTTCCCTCCAGCCTTCTCTACGCCTCTGTGACAGGAAGAGAACTGATGGGGACTGAGGCAAGACCTAAAGAATAGTGACCATGTTTCCCTCCCCCTTCACACCCCAAGCATGGGTAGACAGCATGTCCACTTCTCACAGCGCATGAAATACGAGTTGTTCCCCGGGCGcagtggtaatcccagcactttgggaggctgaggcgggaggatcacctgaagtcaggagttcgagaccagcctggccaacatggcgaaaccccgtctctacttaaaatacaaaaattagctggtgtggtggcggatgcctgtaatcccagctacttgggaggttgaggccggagaattgcttgaactcgggaggcggaggttgcagggagccgagatccagccactgcactccagcctgggcgacagaacgagactccatctcaaaaaaaaaaaaaaaagaaaaagaaaaaaaagaaataggagttATCTCCGTTTaacacatggggaaactgagactggGAACTTAACGTGACTCACCCTAGATCATACAAGCATAGTAAGGGAGTGGAGGCTGAGTTCAAAGCCAGGTTCCCAGGACTTGACAGCCCTACACCGCGTGCCAAGGTGCACAGGATGGGTGGGTGGTACCTGATCCCACGGGGTGGCCATGCTCCCAGGCCGACTCATCCCGGGTGGGGTGGAGTCCAGGAACTGCCCAAAGAGGAAGGAGGGTGGACAGACGAAGtggctgtggggtggggaggaggccaAGCCTGGCCAAGGGGAAATGGAGCCCGCGACCCACAGGGCTGCcggaaggggtggggtggggaccaGGGCAGCTCAGGAGGGGAAGGGTTGGGGCGGGCGGGGGGCTCCCTGCAGGGTTTGGGGAGGGCAGCCGGGCTCACCGTGCGGCCCGCCTCGTTGTTGTGCTTGTTCATGGCCGAGCGCGCGTCCGGCCTGTTCTCGCGCGCATCCGCGAACTCCCTGGACACTAACACCCCGAAGTCAGCGTCCTCGCTGCAGCCGCCCCACTTCCAGCCTTCGCCAGGCGGCCCCTTATGATGCGAGTCACAGCCGCAAATCGTGGAGGTGCCCTCGGCGCAGGAGCGGGTGACGGCGAAGGCCACGCCGGCCGAGGCGATGGCGTGCACGAAGGCCGACTCGCGGGTGGCTGCGGGGAGGTCGTGGGGAGGCAGCACTCAGGACCCGGCCTGGTAGCGCCtgccctgcctccacctcccaggccagCACGTGACGGGAACGAGGGCAGGAAGAGTTGAAGAGCTCACTTGCCTCAGCCCTGAGGCAAGAGGGAGGCAGCTTCCCCACCCTCTTTGGCTGGTTTAGACCCAGTTGGGTagccccacttcacagatgagcaaactgaggccctGGGCTGCTGATTAGCCCAGGGCCTCAAATGCCACAGGGCAAAGCAGTGCCTGTTAGAAACTGACGCCGACACCAAAGCTCTGGCAGGTTGCTGCAGAGATAAGGCAGCCACTTCTGTCCTGGTCCCACACCCCCTGCCCTCCACCTTCCCGAAGTCCAGAGACCACCCTGCACAGGCCTGAGCCCTCCCACGCCTGAGTGAGCTCCAGGTCTGTGAGGAGGGAGGCCTGGGAATCTACAGCCTAAACCTGCCCAGGCCCAACCCTTCCGCACCTGGATGCATAAGGACGGCCCCTCTCCTTTTCTCGGTCTCAGTCGCCCTTTTTGTAAAATGGACACGGCTTCCCTCCACTCCTAGAGCCCCTCACCAGGAGGGCAGTGGcccgtgcctcagtctccccatccccattctcctgccctcaCGCCCAGGCACGGCCAATCCCCTCCCAGAAGGGTAGGGACACTGGGCAGTTCCCCTGGTTCTGTCCCAGGGTCCAGCGCAGGGAAAGGAGAGACTCTCAAGGATGTGCTCCAGCCTCCTCACAACGGTCATCGTCTCTGCATGTGCTTCATTCACATAGAAAGTTttactcattttatagatgtggacaTTGACGattagggaggccaaggcctgcAAGACCTGCAGCCCAACCATCTCTCTCCTCATGGCAGGACCGGGGAGCCCGAGGCGACTCGCCACCTGACACAGGCTGTGAAACGCCGGGCCGGCCTAGTCGGCAAAATTGGTCATAAATGTGACCAAATTTATTTAGAAGCCAGGCGCCCGCCTCCTCTCCTGGGCTGTGGGGCGAGTGCTGCAAGAAGGAAGCCCGGGACCCCTCGCGGCTCCCGCGGCCGCTCTCCGCGGCCCCCACGCCCTCCTGCGCTACCTACAGAGGGGCCCGTCCCACTTCCAACGACCGGAGGGCGGAGAGTGCGGAGCTGGTCCCACCCGCGCCCCGCGCCTGCGCTGCCAGGGCCGACCGAGGACGGCGGCAAAGGAGCCCGAGGTCCCGCGTCCAGTTGTGCTGCCGGCCCCGGGGTCCCCGCCACGCCGCTCACTCGCCCCAATCCCAGACGCCCCAGCCCTGGGGGCGCCCCGGGGAAGAGGAGCCGAGGGTGGGCTCGCAGGGCGGGCGCCCCTCGTTTCCGGGCGGCCTGCGGCCTCTCGCGGCGGCAGCGGCGCCCGGGCCCCGGGCCGCGCTGGGTTCCCAGCCCCGGGAAcgcgggggcggcgggggcggggcggggattAGCCTGGGAGCGGCGCTGACAGCCCTGCTGTGCCTTCTCCGTCCGGCGGGGCCCGCTGGGCCGCTCAATCCGCCTTTGTTCGCGCGGTGTCACACCGCATTACCCGCATAATGCGGCCGCCGGGCCCGGGCCGCCGGGCCGGCCGCCACCGCGTAGCAACGGGCGGCTCCCGCGGCCGGGCCGCGCCCCCGGCCCCGGCGCCGGGCCGCGAAATCCCCATTGAAGCGGCGCCCCCCGCCCCCGCGCCGCGCCGAATGGCCAGAGGGCGTGTGAATGGCGCGGCGACCGCAGCGGGCGCGGGGCCCGGGCCGCGCGGTGGGGGGGCGGCGCTCGGGCGCTTTTCAGGCCGCCCAGGCTCCTCCggcgcccgcccccgcccccggcccgccccgccccgcctggGGAAGCGCCTCGGGCCCGCCGCGCCGCCGCCGCGCCTCGCCCCTTCCGGCCGCCGACCCCGCCGCCCCCAGACTCGCGGAAGACGCGCGCCCCGGGCTTCCCGACCCGCTGCGCCCCGGGTCTCAAAGCGGGGGGCAGAGATTAACCCTTGGCCGCCCACGCGGCGGGGGTGTGAGGAGTCGCCGGGGGCGGGGTGCAAACGTGGGGCCGGAGCTGGGCGCGAACCTGGGTTCAAGGTCCGGGCTCTGGGCACCGACCGGGGCGCATATGCGCTCGCGGCGTCTTCCGGGATGCTCTCCTCGCCGCCGCCAGCAAATTCCCAAAGTCTCGGGCACACATCGCCCTTCCCCCCGCAACCCAAACTTGTCCTCGGGCCATCTAGGGACCGGGGCGTGTGCCAGAACCTACGGCGGTGACTTAAAACGTTCAACGCGGGGTAAATGGGTAGCGCACCCAGACCTGCTTTCCCCTGGCTCTTGGCCGGAGACGGGAAGAGCGATCAGAGGTGACTCGCTTTTGGGGAGCGCGTCTAGACGCAGGGTTGTTTGATTCAGCGCTACCTGGCCCGAGGAGGGGCACCGGAAAGCGCTGAGACCAACACACCGACAAGAACGAGTTTGAAATGCAGACCGCCGCCACTTGGCCCCAATTAAGAGGCCAAATCTTTTATGTCAACAAGGAATAATTAGTTTTGGCAACAGAAGCGTAAACAGAATCATCATCCATTGATTTGCTAATTACCCTCCTGTCCCATGACAATAGCCAGCACTTTTTCTGTAGGTGGGACAGACCCTGTGCACCTGAGGCGCCGGTAAAGGGGAACTGCACTCTAAAATGGGGGTGGTcagcttccccccaccccacccagcaccCCACCCCTTCACCTGAACTTCAGATCCCTTTTCTTTCTGGCTGTACAGGCAGCTCTCATTCATTCCCTAGCTTCTAATAGGAGGGAGGCCCAGGCTCAGCGGTTTGGGTGGCAGAGCAACTCTGGCGGTGGCCAGCCCGGCCAGGATCGTTAAATTCCTGGACACTGCCATTCCACAAAGAGCTGCCCATCTTCCACCCAGTCCATGAGCCCCCAAGTCCCCTTCTTGGGAGCAGTTGTCCCACTTAGCCtccctcccagggtctccaggtTCAAAGTCAAATCATGTGGTTCCCTGTCCACTTGAGGCACAGGCAGTTAGACTCCCAGGCTGCAAGACGGCTGGAAAGTTACCCAGAGGCCAGTGCACCCTCTAGCCCCACCATGATTCCTGGGCATATCCAGCTGACAGGGCATGAGGATGAACAGAAACCCAGAGGGGCTCTTGGGGGCAACGCAGTACTACCACAGCACCAGTCAGCTTCCTCAGCTACTGAGGACTTTCTAGGTGGGAGGGACCTAGAGGTGGCAATgctctcacccccaccccaaagCGGTATTTGCATAGCACTTAACACAGCATTGGGGAAATGTCACAAATGTCCACAGCGGGAGCCTGAGGCTCCCACTGTGCAAAAACCAGGAAGGAAGTCTGTGGCGTTCTTGGTGTCGGCCCTCAAACCTCAGGATCCTGGAGCATCTCAAGGCGGCCCAGCCCCCAGTAGCACCTGGGAAGGTGTGGCAGTCATGCAACCAAATTTATCACCCTCCCAGAGGGACCCTGGCTTCAGAGAAGAGGCACCCTGACTGGGGTGGAAGGGCATACAGTCCtgatccctccccccacccagcccctcacccccctccccctCAGCCCTGAGGCAGTACCTTTGTCAAGGACAGGCCCAAAGATGGCCAGGCTGTCATCTATGGTGGTGCAGTTCCAGCGGCGGCCCCGGAACTGGTGCTGGCACTCCTGGATGCCCAGCTTCACGCCCTCGGCCACGCTGGGCATGATCTCGATGTAATTGCGGCAGAAGCGCAGTTGCTTGGGGACCAGGCCTGGGATGGAGCCGCAGAGCAGGGGCTGTGAGCCCAGAGATGTGTACTGCTGGCCCAGGGCCAGGGACCTGCAGGCAGACAGAGGGTGGTAACACTGTAGGCACAAAGCacagagcccagcctgggcaccatggccactttgtgaACCCTCCGGGGTAGGTGGAGAGGCAGAGGGCCTGTGCCCTGGTACCTGAATGTGCTACCTTTGACCTCGGGAGCGTGCTACCCCTCAAAGCGCAGAGCTCTGACCCAGGCAAGTCAGCCCTCTGGCTGCATCCAGCTTGCAGGGGGATGGGACTAGCAGAAACCGCTTGTGGGGGCCCTTGGGGGCAATGCAAAGCCATGAAAAGAGGTTTGGACTAGAAAGATGGTATTTGGGGCCCAGATCCAGTCCTTTCCAGGTTCTGGGTCCAGCTTCCCTGATGGGCATTGAAGAGATCAGGCTGGGCAATTTCCAAGGCAGTCCAGGATACTGAGGCCACATGGACCCTTCCAGTGACTCATGGGACacacgcgcgtgcacacacacacacaccacccttGGCAATGCCCTCAGCCTCTTCCCCGAGATGCTGCCAGCCCAGCCCAGAGCCTCCCAGTGTCTTCCCAAGGAATTGCTGGCTTGCACCAAGTCCTTTGTCTACCATGGCCTCCATGACCATCTTTCCAGTTTCCTAGAAGTTTCTAGAGCTCCACCTCTTTTCTCATGAGAGACTGGAACTTGGCTTTGTTTCAAAACAAGTTTAGCACAGAGTCAGAAGGGAGATCTCAGATCTCACTGCCCACACCCAACAGCAGGTGACTGGTCAATTCACTCCATTTCTCTGCCCCTCGCTTTTCGATCAATATCCCATCAACTCTCTCAGGTTTTATAGTCAACAACAGAAAGAATGACCTTATGGGGATGGGGCAGAAGAgtttaaaatactagaaaaccaaGGTAGGAATTACGACTTTTCCGTTCCCTCCCCTCAGCACAGGAACAGCAGAAATGACATTTTGTGGGAGAACCTGAGAAAATGATCTGTGAGTGTGAGTGGCCTTTAAGGACAATTGCAATCTGCTCTATGACCAGGGGCAGTGTGAGCTGGAAGAAGGGGCCCATCTCCTCTCCCTCTGTGTCCAGCACTGACCAAGGCTTTAGTCCAGCATTGGCCTAAGTTAAGTTTCCCACAAAAAGTGATGGGCAAAAGCCTGAGAGAGAGGGGCCGGGAGAAGACCCTATGGGGCAGGGTCCAgcttttttgtgtgctttttagTACACAAAAGCTTCTGGGCTGGACACAGGGCCAAGCCAAACATCTGCCATTTAGCCACTGTTACTGCTTGCCAGGCACTTTGTATGCAACATTTCTGATCTATTCCCAAACATGAAGAACATCACTATCTCCTGGACTAGGAGACTGAGGTTTAGAGAGTGAATTAGCTTGCCTAAGGTCTGTGGCGGATCAGAGAGTGCCGTGTGccttcccctgggtccctcctcCATACTTAAGCTTGATGTTGGCCTTGGCCAGCTGGTGGAGATTCCAAGGCACAGAGCTCCCTGGGCATCGTGCAGGGGCATGCTACCCATCCACCTTGGTTGTCTTCGGGCTCAGTTGTCAGGGGGAGAGGCAGGTTctcctttttccatttatttattttgggtggAGGAACTGAGGAGCCAGATCTGGGAGTTTGGATGGTAACATTTGTGAGACATTCCAGGTCTTAAGCACTGAGCTTTTtctaaagagaaagaaggagaagccagaagttctttttttttttttttttgagacagattctgtctgtcgcccaggctggagtgcagtgacgcgatctcggctcactgcaagctccacctcccgggttcatgccattctcctgcctcggcctcctgagcagctgggactacaggcgcccgccaccacgcccggctaattttttgtatttttagtagagacggggtttcaccacgttagccaggatggtctcgatctcctgaccttgtgatccacccacctcggcctcccaaagtgctgggattacaggcgtgagccaccgcgcccggcccagaagtTCTGATTTATCGGTGGTAATGGCTAATTACTGATTTCCCCAGTGCGTGGCCCTGGGCAGAGCCTTTTCCTTGGGTTTGCCTCATTTAGTCCTCAAAATAGCCCCAGCACAAAGTAGGGTCATTATTagcagccccattttacagatggcttAGCCTTGCAGGTTGATGAAGCAGCCCAGACCACAGAGCTCCTATGGAATTGCTGGTTGGAACCCAGGGTGTCAGACTCCAGAGCCCATGGGGGTCATCACTGTGTGACCCTGCTTGCTGGGCAGTGCCTGCCTGGGTCTTCATGGGGTGAAGGTGGCTTCAGGCCTGGCCCATCCACACCCTGGGCCTCCATACTGAGCGTGTGCCTGAGTGGGTAGAGTCAGTGAGCCCAGAGCCGTGATGGGCACATGGCGCACACAGCACTGCCCCTGCCCTGTTAGAAGCAGGTTAGAGTGATCATATAATCCCTGTCGTTTATTATGGGCCTATCATGTGCTGGGCACAGTTCTGGATGCTTGTGTCTGTTACCTTATGTAATCCTCACAGCAGGTCCGTAATAAGAACTTCATTATCATTGCCATTGTCCCATTTccaagatgaggaaactgaggccagggagCTAAGTACCCTGCCCTGTCTGCTGGGCTGCGAAGGTCCCCGTTGAGCCTCCCTGCGGGCTCAGGCTGCCCCTCCCGTGCTCTTGAGCAGCATGTCCAGCCCAGCCCTGCTGTGCCAGCTGCCCCCACAGCCCTGCAATCACTGGAGGGGAACCTGAGGGAGAGCTCAGTGCAGACAACTTGGCCTTGCACCATCCTAGATGGGCGGCTCAGGAACAAGACCCAGGGAAGAAACCTGGGCTGTCCCCGCTCTTTCCTCTGGTGTTTGGGACCCAAAGCCCTATATGGGACCACTGGAGCAGAGAGCTGAGGCGGGAGTGAGAGGCACTCAGACACCCTtcctctgccctcctcctccccctcccattgccttcctgcctcctccttcctccccctctcccaGCCCTTGCTTGACACCTTCTGCAGGCCTGGGCACCCTCAAGCTAAACTGGAGGCTGAGTCCTGGTCCAGCAACAGAACCCACAGGAGGAGCCCTAAGGGAGCACAAAGCCCATTATACAGATGAAAAACAGAGGCCGACCAcgccaggtggctcatgcctgtaatcccagctacccagaaggctgaagcagtagaattgcttgaacctgggaggtggaggttgccgtgagccaagatcacaccactgcactccagcttgggagacagagcgagacttcatctcaaaaaaaaaaagaaagaaagaaaaagaaaaagcagaggccGTCAAAGAGGACCAACTTGTGCGAGGTCACACAGCCATATCCACAGAGGAGCCAGGCCGGCTGGCTCGGGGGACTGAGGAGTCAGGGGGCCCATGCTGGCAAGGCGGCTCCTCACCCAGCTCTCCAAGGGGCTCCCTGCTTCCTGGTTTCACCAGTTACCTCCCTCAGGGTCCCAGGTGGGTCTTCGCAGCCCAGCAGAGCACCTGAGCTCTGGCACACTGCCTGTATGGCTTGATTGGCCGCAAAGGTCGGAGTGCTTCCCAGACATCTCCAGGAAGAAGATGCCACTGAGCCCTTCCTGCTGTGCAGACACAGTCTCTCCTCTGCCCCACGGGGATTTCCTTCTGTCCCTGCAGTTACATGGATACTGGCAATCCTAATGACAACTATTGATGTAGCACTTGCTCTGTGCCAGTCACTTCAAATACATAATCTCACtggatcctcacaacaactctggGAGGTGGGCATTGTtgtccccgttttacagatgaggaaactgaggcacggagtaGTTGGGTGACTTATGCAAGGAAGTGGCTGAGCCAGAATTCAAGCCCTGGGTTTGTCTGACTCCCAATGTGATGTCCTCTGAGAACAATTCCTGAGTCTCAGTCATGGTGAGCTGTTTTCCCTCTTTCCACCAAACCCTGTCTCCTTCCTGTT encodes the following:
- the WNT3 gene encoding proto-oncogene Wnt-3 isoform X1, with the translated sequence MEPHLLGLLLGLLLGGTRVLAGYPIWWSLALGQQYTSLGSQPLLCGSIPGLVPKQLRFCRNYIEIMPSVAEGVKLGIQECQHQFRGRRWNCTTIDDSLAIFGPVLDKATRESAFVHAIASAGVAFAVTRSCAEGTSTICGCDSHHKGPPGEGWKWGGCSEDADFGVLVSREFADARENRPDARSAMNKHNNEAGRTFLDSTPPGMSRPGSMATPWDQTILDHMHLKCKCHGLSGSCEVKTCWWAQPDFRAIGDFLKDKYDSASEMVVEKHRESRGWVETLRAKYSLFKPPTERDLVYYENSPNFCEPNPETGSFGTRDRTCNVTSHGIDGCDLLCCGRGHNTRTEKRKEKCHCIFHWCCYVSCQECIRIYDVHTCK
- the WNT3 gene encoding proto-oncogene Wnt-3 isoform X3; translation: MSLALGQQYTSLGSQPLLCGSIPGLVPKQLRFCRNYIEIMPSVAEGVKLGIQECQHQFRGRRWNCTTIDDSLAIFGPVLDKATRESAFVHAIASAGVAFAVTRSCAEGTSTICGCDSHHKGPPGEGWKWGGCSEDADFGVLVSREFADARENRPDARSAMNKHNNEAGRTTILDHMHLKCKCHGLSGSCEVKTCWWAQPDFRAIGDFLKDKYDSASEMVVEKHRESRGWVETLRAKYSLFKPPTERDLVYYENSPNFCEPNPETGSFGTRDRTCNVTSHGIDGCDLLCCGRGHNTRTEKRKEKCHCIFHWCCYVSCQECIRIYDVHTCK
- the WNT3 gene encoding proto-oncogene Wnt-3 isoform X2 — translated: MEPHLLGLLLGLLLGGTRVLAGYPIWWSLALGQQYTSLGSQPLLCGSIPGLVPKQLRFCRNYIEIMPSVAEGVKLGIQECQHQFRGRRWNCTTIDDSLAIFGPVLDKATRESAFVHAIASAGVAFAVTRSCAEGTSTICGCDSHHKGPPGEGWKWGGCSEDADFGVLVSREFADARENRPDARSAMNKHNNEAGRTTILDHMHLKCKCHGLSGSCEVKTCWWAQPDFRAIGDFLKDKYDSASEMVVEKHRESRGWVETLRAKYSLFKPPTERDLVYYENSPNFCEPNPETGSFGTRDRTCNVTSHGIDGCDLLCCGRGHNTRTEKRKEKCHCIFHWCCYVSCQECIRIYDVHTCK